One genomic segment of Pempheris klunzingeri isolate RE-2024b chromosome 21, fPemKlu1.hap1, whole genome shotgun sequence includes these proteins:
- the pdcd6 gene encoding programmed cell death protein 6, which yields MAYHSPYKGPPHINAPPDQGFLWNIFQRVDKDRSGVISDSELQQALSNGTWTPFNPVTVRSIISMFDRENKGGVNFNEFAGVWKYITDWQNIFRTYDRDNSGFIDKNELRQALTGFGYRLSDQFYSTLIDKFDRQRKGQVAFDDFIQCCIVLQRLTDVFRRYDTDQDGWIQVSYEQYLSMVFNIV from the exons CGGACCAGGGCTTCCTGTGGAATATCTTCCAGAG GGTGGACAAGGACCGGAGTGGAGTGATATCAGACTCAGAGCTTCAGCAGGCCTTATCGAATG GCACATGGACTCCTTTCAACCCCGTGACGGTGCGCTCCATCATAT CCATGTTcgacagagaaaataaaggcGGGGTGAACTTCAATGAGTTCGCTGGTGTGTGGAAGTACATCACAGACTGGCAGAACATCTTCAGGACCTACGACAGGGACAACTCCGGCTTCATCGATAAGAACGAGCTCAGACAGGCGCTCACTGGATTCG GCTATCGTCTATCGGATCAGTTCTACAGCACACTGATAGACAAGTTCGACCGCCAGAGGAAGGGACAGGTTGCCTTTGATGACTTCATCCAGTGCTGTATTGTACTACAG AGGTTGACTGACGTGTTCAGGCGGTACGACACAGACCAAGACGGCTGGATCCAGGTTTCATATGAACAGTATCTATCCATGGTCTTCAATATAGTATAA